One segment of Desulfobacterales bacterium DNA contains the following:
- a CDS encoding response regulator yields MVTINSDNFMAELVFCIKQSDVVKTKALIQYFAHTDIKTQRRALYELSKAPDKFAYPVLAYLLETKSSYDEIDDKIYSLLFQISYNNREQLISYIKSKDNRRKKVFIKIAGELELVDAVPELIEVLRTEKDADIILVAISALNVIGVKESIAPIAEYLYSNHHDLRQASISALSNIGGDLAVKYLSDAIKGDDEKDALLIYAIAGINTDSAIKILSHLVGHTSVSVRNLAIDNLIKIGAKSIPIIIENLKSKNVDLIISSLNILGRIGDKAAITPIQMLIHEQPENANIRFTAYEALGFLPSTPKTAISLSTGLEDSEEFVRLAAAKAIDKNLSKILISGLKNLIEPRDEQAKNIVATIIDAQADKIFSSLAGWEVFVAVALNYLITNAHPSISERYMKILEDKGIFGKKIKYVKEEKPVQPEKKLTIYAVDDSKLMLNLYMKKLHKLGHNPFTFLHAEQAIEAIYESKPDILITDLNMPDINGVQLVQEIRTAFNPSDLPIIMITTQSDFGTNPLEGKPYFSLEEIQKAGINLLLHKPFKDSELAEAIDKCLKK; encoded by the coding sequence ATGGTTACAATTAATTCGGATAATTTTATGGCTGAACTTGTTTTTTGTATAAAGCAGTCCGATGTTGTGAAAACAAAGGCTCTTATTCAATATTTTGCCCACACAGATATTAAAACCCAAAGAAGAGCTTTATATGAGCTTAGTAAGGCTCCTGATAAATTCGCATACCCTGTTCTTGCCTATCTTTTAGAAACGAAAAGTTCTTATGACGAAATAGATGACAAGATATACAGTCTTTTATTTCAAATATCATACAATAATAGGGAACAGCTTATAAGCTACATAAAAAGCAAAGATAACAGAAGAAAAAAAGTATTTATAAAAATAGCAGGAGAACTTGAATTAGTTGATGCTGTACCTGAACTTATAGAAGTTCTCAGAACAGAAAAAGATGCAGATATAATTCTTGTCGCAATATCAGCCCTTAACGTAATTGGAGTAAAAGAGTCAATAGCTCCTATAGCTGAATATTTATATTCTAATCATCATGATTTAAGACAGGCTTCAATATCAGCTTTATCAAATATAGGCGGTGATTTAGCTGTAAAATATTTATCAGATGCTATAAAAGGCGATGATGAAAAAGATGCTTTACTTATTTATGCTATCGCCGGTATAAACACAGACAGCGCTATAAAAATTTTAAGTCATCTTGTAGGTCATACTTCTGTATCAGTAAGAAATTTAGCAATAGATAATCTTATAAAAATAGGAGCAAAATCAATTCCGATAATTATTGAAAATCTAAAATCAAAAAATGTTGATTTAATTATCAGTTCTTTAAATATTCTTGGAAGAATAGGCGATAAAGCAGCTATAACACCTATTCAAATGCTTATTCATGAACAACCTGAAAATGCAAATATTAGATTTACAGCTTATGAAGCTTTAGGTTTTCTCCCGTCAACTCCTAAGACAGCTATCAGTTTATCTACAGGTCTTGAAGATTCCGAAGAATTTGTAAGACTTGCAGCAGCAAAAGCGATTGATAAAAATCTTTCAAAAATCCTAATATCAGGACTTAAAAATTTAATTGAACCACGGGATGAACAAGCTAAAAATATAGTTGCCACAATTATAGATGCTCAAGCAGACAAAATTTTTTCAAGTCTTGCTGGCTGGGAAGTTTTTGTAGCTGTTGCATTAAATTATTTAATAACCAATGCACATCCGAGCATTAGCGAACGATACATGAAAATACTTGAAGATAAAGGTATTTTTGGTAAAAAAATTAAATACGTCAAAGAAGAAAAGCCTGTTCAGCCAGAAAAGAAGCTTACAATTTATGCGGTTGATGATTCAAAGCTTATGCTTAATCTTTATATGAAAAAACTTCATAAACTTGGTCATAATCCTTTTACTTTTTTGCACGCAGAGCAAGCTATTGAAGCTATTTATGAATCTAAGCCGGATATCCTTATTACTGACTTAAATATGCCTGATATTAATGGTGTTCAACTTGTTCAGGAGATTAGAACGGCTTTTAATCCTTCTGATCTTCCGATAATTATGATTACTACCCAAAGTGACTTCGGTACAAACCCTTTAGAAGGCAAACCGTATTTTAGCTTGGAAGAAATTCAGAAAGCTGGTATTAACTTATTGCTTCATAAACCATTTAAGGATAGCGAATTGGCTGAAGCGATTGATAAATGTTTAAAGAAATGA